From the genome of Hymenobacter cellulosilyticus, one region includes:
- the rpmJ gene encoding 50S ribosomal protein L36, with protein sequence MKVKTSVKKRSVDCKLVRRNGKLYVINKKNPRFKQRQG encoded by the coding sequence ATGAAAGTCAAAACCTCGGTCAAGAAACGCAGTGTTGACTGTAAGCTTGTTCGCCGCAACGGCAAGCTGTACGTCATCAACAAAAAGAACCCACGCTTCAAGCAGCGTCAGGGTTAG
- the rpsM gene encoding 30S ribosomal protein S13, producing the protein MARIAGVDIPDNKRGEIALTYIFGIGRPSAQKILTKAGIDLNKKVKDWTEAEAGEIRSIIAAEIKTEGVLRSEVQLNIKRLMDIGCYRGLRHRKGLPVRGQRTKNNSRTRKGKRKTVANKKKATK; encoded by the coding sequence ATGGCTCGTATTGCAGGGGTAGATATCCCGGACAACAAGCGCGGTGAAATCGCGCTGACCTACATTTTCGGCATCGGCCGTCCATCCGCACAGAAAATCTTGACCAAGGCCGGCATCGACCTGAACAAGAAAGTAAAGGACTGGACGGAAGCAGAAGCTGGCGAAATCCGCAGCATCATTGCTGCCGAAATTAAGACCGAAGGTGTTCTGCGCTCGGAAGTGCAGCTGAACATTAAGCGTTTGATGGACATCGGTTGCTACCGTGGTCTGCGTCACCGCAAAGGTCTGCCAGTTCGTGGTCAGCGTACCAAGAACAACTCGCGCACGCGCAAAGGCAAGCGGAAAACCGTTGCCAACAAGAAAAAAGCTACTAAATAA